A section of the Triticum dicoccoides isolate Atlit2015 ecotype Zavitan chromosome 7A, WEW_v2.0, whole genome shotgun sequence genome encodes:
- the LOC119327832 gene encoding putative clathrin assembly protein At5g35200 encodes MAGGGTQQSLRKYLGALKDTTTVSLAKVNSDYKELDIAIVKATNHSERPSREKYIREIFLSISAARPRADVAYCIHALARRLSKTRNWAVALKTLIVIHRALREVDPTFREELINYGRSRSHMLNMAYFKDDSSSGAWDYSAWVRTYASYLEERLECFRVLKYDVESDPPRTRDLDTVGVLDHLPPLQQLLFRLLACQPQGASSYNVIIQHALSMVALESVKIYTAISDGTINLVDKFFEMQRNDAVRALDIYKRATNQSERLSEFYEVCKTIHVARGEKFLKIEQPPASFMQTMEEYVRDAPAMKDKAILAIEYNKEPEEEVKPTSPPPVSEPEVEQEPEPEPEPEPVKEEAPAAEPTDLLGLNETHPAVAEIDERNALALAIVPIDDVPQAAPAFENGVTGWELALVTAPSSNETAVASGKKLAGGLDLLTLDSLYEDANRRASQPASYNPWETTGAAPAPMMQQPAAMQDPFYGSNGYAAPHAVQMAAMAQQQQAFMLQQQMMMASHHPQAQQYHQAQAAPANPFGANPFAPAGAQHPYGGAGTGMMPLHAVQGNAYTGLI; translated from the exons ATGGCGGGTGGTGGCACTCAGCAGAGCCTCAGGAAGTACCTCGGCGCCCTCAAGGACACCACAACTGTGAGCCTGGCCAAAGTGAACAGCGATTACAAG GAGCTGGACATTGCAATTGTGAAGGCCACCAACCATAGCGAGCGTCCATCGAGGGAGAAGTACATAAGAG AGATTTTCCTCTCCATTTCTGCTGCAAGGCCAAGGGCCGATGTAGCTTACTGCATTCATGCTCTAGCGAGGCGTCTTTCGAAGACACGAAACTGGGCG GTTGCGCTGAAGACATTAATTGTCATACATCGTGCCCTTCGCGAAGTTGATCCCACGTTTCGTGAAGAGCTTATTAATTATGGCAGATCTAGATCACATATGCTAAACATGGCCTACTTTAAGGATGATTCTAGTTCAGGAG CTTGGGATTATTCTGCATGGGTACGCACTTATGCTTCATATTTGGAAGAGAGACTTGAATGTTTCCGAGTGCTGAAGTATGATGTGGAGTCGGATCCTCCG AGGACTCGGGATCTTGATACTGTTGGTGTGCTAGATCACCTGCCACCACTGCAGCAACTTCTTTTCCGGCTTCTTGCTTGCCAG CCACAAGGggcatcatcttataatgttataaTCCAGCATGCGCTTTCAATG GTTGCTCTGGAGAGTGTCAAGATCTACACTGCCATTAGTGATGGGACAATAAATCTTGTTGACAAG TTCTTTGAAATGCAAAGAAATGACGCTGTTAGGGCCCTTGATATATACAAAAGAGCAACTAACCAG TCTGAGAGATTGTCAGAATTTTATGAAGTGTGTAAAACAATACACGTAGCACGTGGTGAGAAGTTCTTGAAAATTGAACAG CCTCCGGCATCATTCATGCAAACTATGGAGGAATATGTGAGAGATGCTCCCGCGATGAAAGATAAG GCCATACTGGCTATAGAATACAACAAAGAGCCAGAGGAGGAAGTCAAGCCAACTTCACCGCCTCCGGTTTCAGAGCCCGAAGTGGAACAAGAGCCAGAGCCTGAACCAGAACCAGAGCCAGTAAAAGAGGAAGCACCTGCTGCTGAACCAACAGACTTGCTG GGTCTGAATGAAACACACCCTGCTGTGGCCGAGATAGACGAGAGGAACGCTCTAGCGCTGGCAATTGTTCCAATAG ATGACGTGCCCCAGGCCGCTCCTGCTTTTGAAAATGGAGTCACAGGCTGGGAACTGGCCCTAGTCACTGCACCCAGTTCAAATGAAACTGCCGTCGCTTCAGGCAAAAAATTG GCTGGTGGACTGGACTTGCTCACCCTTGACAGCCTATACGAAGACGCGAACCGACGAGCGAGCCAGCCCGCGAGCTACAACCCCTGGGAGACCACCGGTGCCGCCCCGGCCCCGATGATGCAACAGCCAGCAGCAATGCAGGACCCGTTCTACGGCTCAAACGGGTATGCGGCGCCCCATGCGGTGCAGATGGCCGCcatggcccagcagcagcaggctttCATGCTTCAGCAGCAGATGATGATGGCCAGCCACCACCCTCAGGCACAACAATACCACCAGGCACAGGCGGCCCCAGCGAACCCATTCGGCGCGAACCCGTTTGCGCCCGCCGGCGCCCAACACCCTTATGGCGGCGCTGGCACCGGGATGATGCCCCTCCACGCCGTCCAGGGCAATGCGTACACCGGGCTGATCTAG